A genomic segment from Campylobacter sp. MIT 12-8780 encodes:
- the mqnF gene encoding aminofutalosine deaminase family hydrolase: MFLIKARYIFVCDEAFTILENKALCFDEKIIELGEFEKLALKYPQAKLIQTPPNSLILPAFINPHTHLEFSANAYTLHYGDFLVWLKSVINARSNLSQKAKEKLILNTMRSMLESGTATIGEISSFASDLTACVKSPMRVVFFNEILGVNENANEAKKQDFLKRFHSSLEHKNENFIPAISLHSPYSLNKDLALFALDLAKKYNLLVSTHFLESDHEFKWLHHKGKGFEKWLRFFEPNPKPKFSPQSFLELFKGVRTLFTHCVYVKDFSHFDKNLHFITHCAVSNRLLSKARFSLKKALKAGMNVHLGTDGLSSNISLSMLDEMRANLLIHQDFKPQDLAKELLLMATSKPAKALNLELGELKAGKIADISVFKVQECDLKQLPLQFVLNAKKVEKIFIKGKECSF; the protein is encoded by the coding sequence ATGTTTTTGATAAAAGCAAGATATATATTTGTTTGTGATGAAGCCTTTACTATCCTTGAAAATAAAGCTTTGTGCTTTGATGAAAAGATCATTGAGCTTGGTGAATTTGAAAAGCTGGCGTTAAAATACCCTCAAGCAAAGCTCATTCAAACCCCGCCAAATTCGCTTATCCTACCTGCTTTTATCAACCCTCACACACATTTAGAATTTAGCGCAAATGCTTATACTTTGCATTATGGAGACTTTTTAGTATGGCTTAAAAGTGTGATTAATGCTCGCTCAAATTTAAGCCAAAAAGCTAAAGAAAAGCTTATCTTAAATACCATGCGTTCTATGCTTGAAAGCGGCACAGCAACGATTGGCGAAATTTCAAGCTTTGCAAGCGATCTTACAGCTTGCGTAAAAAGCCCTATGCGTGTAGTATTTTTTAATGAAATTTTAGGTGTCAATGAAAACGCAAATGAAGCCAAAAAGCAAGATTTTTTGAAGCGATTTCACTCAAGTTTAGAGCATAAAAATGAGAATTTTATACCAGCGATTTCTTTGCATTCGCCCTATTCTTTAAACAAGGATTTAGCTTTATTTGCCCTTGATTTAGCTAAAAAATACAACCTACTTGTAAGCACGCATTTTTTAGAAAGCGATCATGAGTTTAAATGGCTTCATCACAAGGGCAAGGGCTTTGAAAAATGGTTGCGTTTTTTTGAGCCAAATCCAAAGCCAAAATTTAGCCCTCAAAGTTTTTTAGAGCTATTTAAGGGCGTAAGAACGCTTTTTACACATTGTGTGTATGTAAAAGATTTTAGTCATTTTGATAAAAACTTGCATTTTATCACGCATTGTGCTGTTTCAAATCGCTTACTAAGCAAAGCAAGATTTTCACTTAAAAAGGCTTTAAAAGCTGGTATGAACGTGCATCTTGGCACTGATGGGCTAAGCTCAAATATCTCTTTATCTATGCTTGATGAAATGAGGGCAAATTTGCTTATCCATCAAGACTTTAAGCCTCAAGATTTAGCTAAAGAGCTGCTTTTAATGGCGACTTCAAAACCAGCTAAAGCCCTAAATTTAGAGCTTGGTGAGCTAAAAGCAGGTAAGATAGCTGATATCAGCGTATTTAAGGTGCAAGAATGTGATTTGAAACAACTTCCTTTGCAGTTTGTCTTAAATGCAAAAAAGGTTGAAAAAATTTTTATTAAAGGAAAAGAATGCAGTTTTTAA